The genomic stretch TGGGTGTTTTCTGAATTTGTGACCAGACAAAAATTGTCTAGACACTTTGATTCTTCAGTAGAACCAGTATAACTAGGCTAAATTCCATACTTAGAATACTCCagtcaaggcacctgggtggctcagtcggttaagcatctgccttcagctcaggtcatgatctcagagtcctggaatcgagttccatgttggctccctgctcagcagggagcctgcttctccctctgcctctccccctgcttgtgctctgtctctctctcaaatgaataaataaaattaaaaaaaaaaagaggggcaactgagtggctcagtgggctaaaagcctctgccttcggctcaggtcatggtttcagggtcctgggatcgagccccacattgggctctctgctcagcagggagcctgcttccccctctctctgcctgcccctctgcctacttatgatctctgtctgtcaaataaataaataaaatcttaaaaaaaaatacttctaatCGCCCTCTGAAGTTAGTACTATTATTAactccatcttacagatgaggaaaccaaggcaaagTAGTTTATTCAAGATGATACAGCTAATAAATGGTGATGCTAGAATTAAAGCTCTGGCAGTCTAAACCCCAGACCTGGGATCCTAACCATGGTACTTTACACAAAACAGTTAGTTGGGTAAAAATTGCTTCAGGGTGGGCATAACTAAATATTCATCAGGTTCTACCCCGAGACCCCTGGAGAAAGAGCTTCCTGCTAAACTTGAAGAAATTCAGATTCTCAGGCCAAGACAGCACCTCCAATACAGCGGCCAGGAACCCAGTGATGAAAGCAGGCGTGTGATGGTTTCTAATACCACACATATGGTATTTGCCCAGCGCCAGACTGCTCTCCAGTTCTCCCACACCAAGTAGGTGTACAacaattcagttcaattctgacactgaCTCCCAGAATCAGTCACAGGTTGCACAGACGGCCCCCACTTGAGAAGTCAGCCATGAGTGGGGTGTGCAGGGTGCCCACACTTCTGCCTGGCTGACTCCAAATCGGGGGATTCCCACAATGCCCTCCTCATGTTTGACAGTTCACTGGGTACAATTGAGCAGCGCAGGCTGAGCCCAGAAATGATTTTCTCTTTCAGGACTTGCTTGGGTATTGGGAGATGCTGAAGAACTGCCCTTTGATGATGACAAGTTTGATGTTTACACTATCGCCTTTGGGATCcggaatgtcacacacattaaTCAGGTATATATGGCTGCGTCTTTAGCTTGTGTGACTCTTGTGCTATTTGATCTCCTAGAGCAGCCccacagaaaaatgagaaaagagggaGACTCTTCTCTCCACCAGCTTTTGAATGGAATGACTTTTTCAGGCTTGGGGGCTTCATTCCTTGAAGTTGCCAATTTTCCTTGTCacaaaaatgaaggggaaaaaaaaacaaaccacagagcAGATCCCCATAGAAGCATTTGTTGCTTGGGTTGGTATTCACATCTTTGAGCTGTCAGTCATGCTCTGGCTTTCCATCTGTTTCCGCTCACTTGTGAAGTTGTCTGACCCAGTAAGTTTGCAGATCAGAGGCATTTCCAAGGCCAACACAGAAGGCACTCGAACACTTATTTTGGCAGAAGATATCTAGAGTCATGGGTTCCTCTACAGGGAGAAGGGAACATTTAGCTCTTAATCTGAtgcagctgttctttttttttttttttaaagattttatctttaagtaatctctgcacacAACGTGGGattccaactcacaaccctgagatcaaatgtATCTACTGACTGATCCGGCCAGACACTCCCTGATGCAGCTCTTCATTTCTCCTTCAGTATTCTATCCTAGAGCATTTGAAGACCATGTGCAAGgcaccatgttttgtttttgtaatcacGGGCTCCAGTTACCTGGTTCCTCTGCTTTCAGTGAGACATCTTTGTGGTGCACTTGAGCTTGGTTTTTGTGACCTGCCCCTTGTATGCAGCcagtttattatttcttctttttttttttttttaaagattttatttatttatttgacagagagaaatcacaagtagatggagaggcaggcagagagagagagagagggaagcagactccctgctgagcagagagcccgatgcgggactcgatcccaggaccatgagatcatgacctgagccaaaggcagtggcttaacccactgagccacccaggcgccctataatttcttctaatttaaaaaaatttttgaataggTTCAAAGTACAAAAGGGCatgtcagggacacctgggtggctcagtgggttaaagcctctgccttcacctcaggccttgacctcagggtccctgggatcgtcaggtgctctgctcagcggggagcctgcttccccctctctgcctgcctctctgcctacttgtgatctctgtcaaataaataaaatctttttatttttttttattttttatttatttatttttttaaaagattttatttatttatttgacagagagagattacaagtaggcagagaggcaggcagagagagagaggaggaagcaggctccctgctgagcagagagcccgatgcggcactcgatcccaggaccctgagatcatgacctgagccgaaggcagcggcttaacccactgagctacccaggcgcccaaataaaatcttttttaaaaaaagggcatGTCAGTGAAAGTATGCCTCCCACCCATGTGTACCAACCATGCAgtgcctcttctccctcctccaatCACCAGTTTCTTATGTACCTTTGCAAAGAAGTTTTGTGAATAATAaacgtttttcttttcttcttcttttgtataAATATTAGCATATGATACATTTTgcccattgcttttttttccccttaaaaatgtATCTTGGAGGATTTTTCCATGTCAGTACATGAAGAGCCctggcttttcctttttctaaatagCTGCatagattccatttatatagatATTCCATAATTTAGTCTCTCAATAGTTAAGATGCTTCTAATCTTGTGCTGTTCAAACAGCGCTGCAGGTAATAACGTGTGTGCATGTCATCTCTACAAtagatgcatttcttttttttttttcccctaaagattttatttatttgacagagagaaaccacaagtaggtggagaggcaggcagagagagagagagagagagagagagagagagggaagcaggccccctgctgagcagagagcccgatgcgggactcgatcccaggaccctgagatcatgacctgagccgaaggcagcggcttaacccactgagccacccaggcgccctaggtgcatttctttttccttttttcttctttggatggtgggaaggggcagagggagaatcttaagcagtttccacGCCCAGCACGGAGACCGAtcttatgatctgagctgagccaaaatcaaaagtcagatgcttaacggactgagccacccaggtgcccctacaacaGATGCATTTCTGTGAGAGGTTCCTTGAAGTAAAATTCCTAGATCAAAGAGGATATCCATTGTGATTTACATAAgtaattgtaggggcacctggctgactctaTCAGTAAagggtgcaactcttgatctccgggttttaagttcaaatcccatgttgggtaaagagtttacttaaaaaaataaagaaagaaaaaaaagaaaatcctgaaataagattttaataaataattgacAGTTTGTGAAATTGGCCGTCATGTGGTCCCAATCTAAGTACTCCAAGTAACATTCTCTTCACGGGCAGCAGAATGCCTGTAAAATTTAGGATATTGTCGGGTTATCTCTGCTGCTACAGCTTACCCACTGAGAATGCACAAGGGATCTATGTGCATGCTATAGGAAATGCTAACTTTTATAATGCCCATCAAAGTTAAAGCTGTTTTGGCCTCATGGAATTGAGTTCTGCTGAGGAGTGTGTTCTCTTGTTCCTTGTCTTGCTCAGGCACTCCAGGAAGCCCATCGAGTCCTGAAACCAGGAGGACGGTTTCTCTGTCTGGAGTTTAGTCAAGTGAACAATCCCCTCGTATCCAGGTTGGTACTGTTAACAGGGCTTTATTCTCATTGTCTAGCCAAGGGTTTTCCATCCCCAAACTGGACAGAAACAGCCAGTAAGTGATAAGCATGAAGCTCATAGTTCAGAGTCTCTAAGGCATATGATAGCCCTATCTATGGCACAGTGCCACCTCAGAAGTCAGCCAGTTCTGAATACCTAAGCCAAAAAAGTTTCAAACCAGCAACCAGAAGCTCAAGTTGGCCCACggatgtattttgtattttaagaaattgacttaggggcacctgggtagctcagtgggttgagcctctgctttcagcttgggttgcggtcttgggatcctgggatcgagccctgaatcaggctctctgcatggcagggagcctgcttccctctctcggcctgcctctctgcctgcttgtgatctctctctgtgtgttgaataaaaaaaaaaaaaaaaaaaaaaaaaaaaaaaaaccagaaaaaaacctttaaaaaaagattgacttagatgttcatatttaaaaatgaggaagttTCACATAAAAATGTGTTTCCAGCTTCACTTGAGGCATCATATAGGGCAACGCTGAGCACTTATTCCCACATAGCAGTAGTCGGAGCTGAGTAGTACCTGCCCCTTCTCCACTTTTATGCTATCTTCTAACTGCACCTGTCACCACCTCCTCACTAGTCCCTACTGGTCTTGCACTTGGCCCACATTACTTTCAGGTACTTGACCCCTAAAGGCATTTGAATTTATAACTTCACGCTTAAACCTTCTTGCTTCTTATCAGGGGGCATGTTCTAATCTTACTCTTTTGCCTTTGTGTTTAGGCTTTATGATCTATATAGCTTCCAggtcattcctgtcctgggagaGGTCATTGCAGGAGATTGGAAGTCCTACCAATATCTTGTAGAAAGTATCCGACAATTCCCATCTCAGGTACAAAACTTTGATATTTTACAACAAAGGCCCTAGAGTTTAAATCCAGGTGATCCTTGCTGTATCTTTGCGTTTTAGGAGGAGTTCAAAGAGATGATACAAGATGCAGGTTTTGAAAAAGTGACTTATGAAAGTCTCACATCAGGCATCGTGGCTATTCATTCTGGCTTCAAACTATAACTCCTTTACCATTCTGGAGTGTGAACAGTCACATCCTGTCAAAAGCCTGGAACTGGAGGATAATCTGGCTAGTGAGACTGGCAGCAGAACATCCCCTCTTAAGGACCTGTGCCTCGGACTCCTGCTCTGACGTGACCAGTCCCAAAGTGGAAGAAACAGATTCTACTGCACATTTCACTAGAAGCTGCTTCAGGGCTTTTCCCAGAGGTATTTGCTCTGTATTTTTTGCTCAGCTCCTATTTTTTTTGACTGCGCGATGTGTGGTTAAGGTAAAACCAGAACTACTTCTCCTTTTTGAAGTGTTTGTAGCTTCTCTGCTGGTGCTGCCTTCCACAGGGATGATGACTCATTTGAACCCAATGATGATTTGAACCAAAACGTGTCCTAGCTGTACCTGAGTCAGCCTCTCAGGACTAAGTCTGGGGCCAAAAACGAAGGCCCGAGTCAGAGTGCTAACAATCACAATTAGAATTATGAACTGAACCACTGAATGAGTTTACAATTTGTGTggtatttgttatttcttcttgggacAGGGGGAGTGTGAGGGAAATACATTTTTGTCATCACTCAGTCCTCTTCTACTGAAAACTACTATTGGATCCTCAGTGCCTGTCACGAAGAAAACAAACCTTtggtgaaagaataaataaatgttccaGGAAACTCCTGCTTTCGTGTTTTATATGGAGAACTCCTTTATCAGAATACATTTGGAGGGTTTTgtagcaccccccccccaaaaaaagtttgaaaatgatCTAGCCTaaccccttttttttccttggtACTAAGTGGTAGAGCTGGGCAGAGCTCGTCTCCTTAATACAGTCCAACGTTTGATGCTAAAATGAGACCTAAgtgggcacctgggcggctcagtagttaagcatctgtcttcggctcaggtcaagatcccagcgtcctgggatggagccctgcattgggctacctgcttagcgggaagcctgcttctccttctcccactccccctgcttgtgttccctctcttgccgtctctgtcaaataaaatctttaaaataaaaaaaaaacaggtgtgcctgggcagctcagtcggttaaatggctcgcttcagttcaggtcctgatcccagggtaaagccctacatccagctccttgcttggcagagagcctgcttctccctctccctctgcctgctgctctgcctactgtgctctctcaaataaataaataaaacctttaaataaataaatagaggccCAAAATGTTCTGAATGTGGATTAAGCCCATGGTTTTTAAGGGACTTTGCTAAGACATTGCAAAAAGCAACTTGTGACTTGGCTGGCCATTTGGTAATTGTGGGTAACTTAGTTCAAGTCTATTTCAAAAGCCTTTAGACATGCTGCCTCTAGGGCCAGCAGAGTAGGGGTCATTTATGTACCTTCACTCACAAGAtcttcctggctctgtcactgaAAAGCTTTCAGACACAGTTATCTATATACAACCAtctcaaagaagagaaaagaacatttgacaaagtgctaaaccttaaaaaaaattaacttacttTTTTTCAGCCAGCTGGAGCCTATTGGTCTTTGAAATTAGAATTAACAAGGAGCAGACGCTCAGGGAATTTCATAAACCATCAACCCAATTCTATCTCCCTggcaaagtgttttttttttcgtATCTGAATTTtaaggggtggctcagttggttaagcagctgccttcggctcaggtcatgatcccggggtcctgggatcgagtcccacatcgggctccttgctcggcagggagcctgcttctccctctgactctgcctgcctctctgtctgcctgtgctcactcgctctctccccctgtctctgacaaataaatgaaatctttaaaaaaaaaaaaaaattaaatagttaaaaGCTGCCACTTCCAGGCAGTAGATACAGGTCTGATCAAATTAAAACCCCCAAGGCCCAGCCACTGTGGACTTACATCAACCCTAGGGTCTACTGCCAGAAGACTATCTGGAAGGAGGGCTAATGGAACAAGAACGATCCAGCTTTGGGGGCTTCAAAGAGAACTATAGCTAAGTCACTAAAAAGggaaaggagctagaaaaaaaatgaattatgggAACATCTTCAGTATGTTCATATAAATAGAAACCTAAATCACCTCAGTTACACTCCCGTTCCACAGAACCTCATCCTTCTTTCCTACAAAAAGCAGGGGGaaattttttctcccattttaacTGCcgccaataaacatttttttgccTCTGTACTCTGAAACGCTCCCACTCCTAACCTAGCTCAACTTCACTACGATTCCTAAAACCCCAAGTTCTAGTAGTAATAATCTCCCCAAAATGTTACAACCTAATGCTGTCCTTAAGATGGAGTCATTTCAACTACTATTCTCCCCTTATGTAGCAGCAGCTTGGCTGCTCAGAAATCCTAATTGCTTCTCAGAGATCCAAAGTTTAAAACGAAAAGCGTTCCCTCCTCTGAACACTCAAAACATAAGATTAGAAAGCCAGGACCTTCCTCGCATCTTCCCAAGAGGAGCGTGGGTTGTTTCCGCCTCTGGCGTTATTTCCTTTATGCCTACAAAAGCCAAGTCTGCTATATTTGCTTTTCGTCATAGAAAAGCCTTTAAGTCTTCTTAAAATTGATAGCAGGAAACCTTTAATGAAGGTTACTTGTCCACAGCTTTAATTGGGTCTTTTAATGAAAGCTTCAATTCACATTTAATTGTTAATGGGGTTTCTAAGCACAGCTAGTTAAAGCAAAGCACAGCAGGCTTACACGTTTACATTCCTGCAAAGACTTTATTGGAATCACACGGAGGGCTGCTGCtcaaaaactttcatttttccttttaaaaccacTTTTAATCTTTGAGTGTCCTTTTGGGACAGGGCAGGaaaagggggcaggggcagacggcCTAGACTAGCCCAGCAATTTCTCATTAGTGCAACTTTGTTATTGGCTTGTTTTACAACCAAAGAGAACTTTGATAAAGTTCTACACATTCATCAACACCAACTGAGGCCCAAAGTCCAGAACAGCATCTTTTAACAAAATGAGCACTTAAGGATAGTTATTTTTCAGATTAGTACCGAGATTTAACCGAAAAGTTTCTCTGCCATGCATTTCTCAACATGCACTTCTGAGCAGTAGTCTTCCATGCACGGCAGCTGCAGGATGGGACAGATCAAAGACTCAAGAGCACTATGAATAGGCTAGTCTATTACATCCCACAAAAACTCACTTCAAGGCCTGACCCCCAATAGCCTATCAAGTAATAGGCCATTTTCAACCCTAGATTTGAACAAATCGTAACTAACACACACTTCTCCAAcagatttatttgaaaggaatGGATTCTGAGGAGAAAAAACATGGGGCAGAGGTatggaatagaaaataaatacaaatgtaagCTGTTTTGCTAATTGTTTTATAACCACAACAAATTTGTACAGAGAATACCCTGCACAAAACAACACAATAAAGGTTCAAAGATCGAGGTGTTCCCCTAGGCAAGGCTGAAGATTTCAGTCTCTGGTATTTGGAATTTAGGCTGCAGTCCTTGGTTTTggatggatcactgggtgtgtgACACAGTCCATGCGTTTAACCAGATTTGAACAGAAGAATGGCCACTTGGCCCAGGTAGAAGTAGATGAAGTGTTTGGTTTCATGTGTCACGTAACTACCGAAGTTCCTCCCCACGATGCAGTGCCAGGTGGGGTTGTACTTCTTGTCAAACTCCtggtggggggggagaggggaaaagaaaaagaacactagAATTTCAGTGCTAAACCAGAGGTCAGAATTTGCCTCCTAGTTAAGCAGAGCCTGTAGGGGCAGAAAGGAGGAACGTTAGCATCTGCAAATTCTTAACATGAAAGAATGTTCCCCAGCTCCAAGTCGCCTACATAGTGCATTAATGCATACATACTTGCAGTCTGAGCTAAGCTGAGAATGGGGGCTGGGGAACTAAAAGGCAGAAAGGGCAGCCTCAAAGACAGGGGCACTTTGTTATCATGGTAATTTCACCCTCATAGCTCCTAGGATAGACTCCTTGAGAGAAAGCAGGTGATAACAGTTCTAGTTTATCATGTTACgtgtaaacaaaacaaacgaaaTTATTCTCCTGTTAAGTCATGCACCACAACATCcaaaatggtaaatatttagCCCCAAATACCCCATTCCCTAACTGCACTCCAGTATCACTGAAAACAAAAGATGTCCGAAGGGCAAAGCCTCAATTCACATCTCAACCACTGTGGAAGGGCACAAGATACTCTGCAATCCACTGGTCCTACGAAAAGAACGCTAGAAGCAGAATCTGACAGTCACTTAGTCAGATTTTATCCTTAATTTCAATACCGCTCTCTTCCACATCTATCCTGATGGTGCTAATCTATCACCTGGTATACAAAGAGCAAATTGCAGGAACAGCTTTCCCTATTTTCCTCAGCCAAAGGGGCTCTGAGAACTAGAACGACGGTGGTAATATCCTCAGTGGGTGACTGTAGGGCAGGGGCCAAGGCCAATCTTTCTCTGTAGAAttcttacaagtcttagtgaggAGTTACACAAAATTCGGCTCTCACCGTATGCAGCATGAACATCTTTTACATCTACATCTACTGGAATAACATTCTTACAAGCTAGAGGAACCCACTGCTGCGTTTGTCAAAAAAGGTATTTCTGTTCCATCTGAAGTCTTTCATCTCCCCATTCTCAACTGGGAACCCTCCCACGGATTAGGCTGCCAGCTTCCTTCCCTTGCAGAAAACACAGCTCGGAGAAATTGGCAGTCCTGCCAGCTTTCTACAGACTGCCATTTACCAAgccctcaccccagccccctAACCACCACTACCACCCACTTTCCTTCTACTGTCGACTAACTCCCCACTGGAAGGCTGGCAAGAGCTCCCTCCGGCCGGGCTGGAAACACCCAcgcagctccccctcccccctcagaACACCCAGATGGATCCTCCGCACAGGAATCAAGCAGAAGAGGGGGAACCGCTGCTCCCTGATCCTAGAAACCGTTGCTAGGTGGCGCTTTCCCCCTGCGGAGCTGAGTAATAAAAAAACTTCGGGCGCGGAGGGTCTGTTCTTCTCATCAGGAGCGCAAAATTCATCTGCGTCTTTTCTGGAAACCTCTACACCCGAGGTGCCCTGCGTACCTCCAACGATGTCTGCCACGCGTTCTGGGAGCGCGGGATCGGGAAGAAGGACTAAGTTGTGACTCGCCCCAGCTGCGCGCAAGCGGCCCGAGCCCCCCTACCCGTAGGCCCCGTCCTCACCTTTTTAATATGGGCCGCAATGTCCTTCTCTATGTTATATTTCTCCAACGCCtgagttgcacactccaccgaGTCCTGTTGCATCTCCTCCGACATGTCGGCGTTTTTGATCACGGCCTTTCGGTCGCACATGGTTACCTGGGG from Neovison vison isolate M4711 chromosome 3, ASM_NN_V1, whole genome shotgun sequence encodes the following:
- the DYNLL1 gene encoding dynein light chain 1, cytoplasmic, which codes for MCDRKAVIKNADMSEEMQQDSVECATQALEKYNIEKDIAAHIKKEFDKKYNPTWHCIVGRNFGSYVTHETKHFIYFYLGQVAILLFKSG